From the genome of Mugil cephalus isolate CIBA_MC_2020 chromosome 2, CIBA_Mcephalus_1.1, whole genome shotgun sequence, one region includes:
- the LOC125004540 gene encoding uncharacterized protein LOC125004540: protein MADSAGKMAIPATVFTAKQATRKRKSDFEQKLSKGLSDNRRNKCRINIGQAYTRWRELRDSIGLRLDAELAVLLMDSYLQTTSDGRSQRPSLEMGSSTETCESVHREHLFMMSSSNEAEQEQGEKDQRPNGVVREEEEEEEFCTSLSVGDGRYLVDLGSPSEFIVDEDCIIQLMKSCRECNKQCTVRKQVKGLKLVVYQACCFCQSRSKWTNLPDEDDEEQL from the exons ATGGCGGACTCGGCTGGGAAAATGGCAATACCGGCCACGGTATTTACCGCTAAACAAGCAACGAGAAAACGGAAATCAGACTTTGAGCAAAAACTGTCCAAAGGACTGAGCGACAATCGAAGGAATAAATGCCGCATAAATATTGGACAAGCATACACGAGGTGGAGAGAGCTTCGCGACAGCATCGGGCTGAGGTTGGATGCTGAGCTTGCTGTGCTCCTCATGGACAG TTATCTTCAGACCACATCAGATGGCAGATCTCAGCGGCCGAGCCTAGAAATGGGCTCTTCAACTGAAACCTG TGAAAGTGTTCACCGTGAACACCTGTTTATGATGAGTTCATCAAATGAAGCTGAGCAG GAGCAGGGGGAAAAGGATCAAAGACCAAATGGGG TGgtacgggaggaggaggaagaagaagaattttgcACATCGTTAAGTGTGGGAGATGGACGCTACCTGGTGGATTTGGGGAG CCCCTCAGAGTTCATCGTTGATGAAGACTGCATCATCCAGCTGATGAAGTCGTGCCGTGAATGCAACAAACAGTGTACAGTTAGAAAACAGGTCAAAGGACTGAAGCTTGTTGTTTACCAGGCGTGCTGTTTTTGTCAGAGCCGCAGTAAATGGACTAACCTGCCAGATGAAGACGATGAAGAGCAGTTATGA